In Pyrus communis chromosome 8, drPyrComm1.1, whole genome shotgun sequence, one genomic interval encodes:
- the LOC137743716 gene encoding pentatricopeptide repeat-containing protein At1g62910-like yields the protein MLLKSHKVLQQLEMLKMMRATIAASSSLKVGYGSSSTRGMLPCPLQSSPVVVFFNNYLALFHSRASKSTESRNTQQHQLVKISNVEDAFNVFDEMLQRRPLPPVVPFNQILTQLARMKYYSAVISMNNQMVVSGIRPDVYTLAIIINCFCHLNQVEFSLSVLGNFFKLGFEPDVTTYTTLINGFLLKNREAEAAALFNKMLDSGNCKPNVVSFGTLVKGLCMKGNNSAAIQLLKKMEERGCKPDVVVYNTIIDSLCKDTQVVDALKLFSEMMSKGIAPNVITYTSLVHGVCKLGNWKEATRLLNEMVSKHIFPDVCTFSVLVDTFCKEGMVQEARSVVEMMTQRDIAPNTITYNSLLDGCCMRGEMDEAKMVFEVMLSKGCMVNARSYNILINGYCKHKRIDEAQMLFLEMSRKGVVPDTVTYNTLIDGICKMGRTQDARNLFSQMQACGQLPNVQTYNILLDGLCKNQQFPKAVELLEEMEGKKLDFDIVTYNILFEGLCKAEKFEYAWDLF from the coding sequence ATGCTCTTAAAATCTCACAAGGTCTTACAACAATTAGAGATGCTGAAGATGATGCGGGCAACGattgctgcttcttcttctttgaaggTTGGTTATGGAAGCAGCAGCACCAGAGGTATGCTTCCTTGCCCTCTTCAATCTTCTCCTGTTGTTGTTTTCTTCAACAATTACTTGGCTTTGTTTCACTCTCGAGCTTCTAAATCGACCGAATCAAGAAACACTCAACAACACCAGCTTGTGAAAATCAGTAATGTTGAGGATGCTTTCAATGTGTTCGACGAAATGCTTCAAAGGCGTCCTCTGCCTCCCGTTGTCCCTTTCAACCAAATCTTGACTCAACTTGCCAGGATGAAATATTATTCGGCAGTCATCTCCATGAATAACCAAATGGTTGTGTCCGGAATTCGTCCAGATGTTTATACTCTAGCCATTATCATTAATTGCTTTTGTCATCTCAACCAAGTGGAGTTTAGTTTGTCAGTCTTGGGTAACTTCTTCAAATTAGGTTTTGAGCCAGATGTCACGACCTACACCACTCTAATCAACGGCTTTCTTCTTAAGAATAGAGAGGCCGAGGCTGCAGcacttttcaataaaatgttGGATAGTGGTAATTGCAAGCCGAATGTGGTTTCTTTCGGCACATTAGTTAAGGGTCTTTGCATGAAAGGTAACAATAGTGCAGCAATCCAACTGCTTAAGAAGATGGAAGAAAGAGGTTGCAAGCCTGACGTAGTTGTCTATAACACGATCATCGACAGTCTTTGCAAGGATACTCAAGTTGTTGATGCATTGAAGCTCTTCTCAGAAATGATGAGTAAGGGTATTGCCCCAAATGTCATTACCTATACCTCTTTGGTTCATGGAGTTTGCAAATTAGGAAACTGGAAAGAAGCTACAAGATTGTTGAATGAAATGGTGAGTAAACATATCTTTCCAGATGTGTGCACCTTCAGTGTTTTGGTTGATACATTTTGTAAAGAGGGGATGGTCCAGGAAGCAAGGAGCGTGGTCGAAATGATGACGCAAAGGGATATAGCACCCAATACAATTACGTACAATTCGCTTCTAGATGGTTGCTGTATGCGAGGAGAAATGGACGAGgcaaaaatggtttttgaagtGATGCTTAGCAAAGGTTGCATGGTTAATGCTCGTAGTTATAACATATTGATCAACGGCTATTGTAAGCATAAAAGGATAGATGAGGCCCAGATGCTTTTTCTGGAAATGTCTCGTAAGGGAGTTGTTCCGGATACGGTTACTTATAACACTCTTATTGATGGGATTTGCAAGATGGGGAGAACACAAGATGCACGTAACTTGTTCTCTCAAATGCAAGCTTGTGGCCAACTTCCAAATGTTCAAACGTATAATATTTTACTGGACGGCCTTTGTAAAAACCAACAATTTCCCAAGGCAGTTGAATTGTTGGAAGAGATGGAGggaaagaagttggattttgatATTGTAACTTACAATATTCTTTTTGAAGGATTGTGCAAAGCTGAAAAATTTGAATATGCATGGGATCTcttttga